The Nostoc sp. PCC 7524 nucleotide sequence CTGTGGCATTGCGTAATTCTCTAGCAATCATTCCCTCTGTTGAGACTACGGTAATATGTGTATTTTTTGAGCGTAATAGTTCAATTGCTCTTTCAAAATCTCCATCACCACTAAATAAAACTACTCGGTCATACTGATCTACGGTGTTAAACATATCTACAACAATTTCAATATCTAAATTAGCTTTTTGTGAATAACGTCCGGACGAATCATCATAATATTCTTTGAGTATTTTCGTTCTGACGGTATAACCTAAGCTAATCAGAGCATCTCTAAAACCTCGTTGATCCTGTGGGTCTTTTAAGCCAGTGTA carries:
- a CDS encoding LabA-like NYN domain-containing protein — encoded protein: MGSPMNRLSIFVDGNNMFYAQQKNGWFFDPRRVLEYFKNEQSETTLINAFWYTGLKDPQDQRGFRDALISLGYTVRTKILKEYYDDSSGRYSQKANLDIEIVVDMFNTVDQYDRVVLFSGDGDFERAIELLRSKNTHITVVSTEGMIARELRNATDRYIDLNDIRDQIEKAEG